The Allocoprobacillus halotolerans nucleotide sequence ACCTAAAATAAGTTGGATAAATCGCTGAAATATGGTATAATATTGCACAGTGAATTGAGAGGGTTGTCGTATGGATTTAATAAATAGTATGAAAAGAAATGAAAGTATTAGAGAATCATTGATTCGTTTAAAAGCATTAGCTCAATGTGACTCTTTACTTCAAAAAGATCAACAATTTAAACAAAAATTAATTGAATTTTTATCACATGAAGATCCAAAAGTTCGTAAAAACAGTGCTATTTTATTAGGAAAATATGCAAATACTGTTGATATATTATTAGATGCCTATGATCAAGAACAAACAGAATATGTCAAAGAAGCCTATTTAACAGGAATATCTCAACACGATTGCCGTGCTTATATTCAAAGACTCAAAGATATTCAAAATCAATTGATCCAGGCACCAGAAATGACGAAACATATTCAGGCACAATTAAAAATACTCAATCCCCTGATTTTAAAAAATCAGGTACATAAACGTAAAATTATTAAATTAAAACATGAACCAGTGGATGTTGTTTTGACATCTTTACCTTATTATCAGTTTGTTTTATTTGAATCAGTTTTACATTTAAAATATAAACCTGTGACACAAGGCGTTTTGGTACGCAGTGATTCTTTATATGATTTATTAAATATTAGAACCTATCGTGATATGTTGATTCCTTTGGCTGGAGCAACGGGTTTAAGTATTGATTTAGAAAGTATTATAGAAGGATTTCAAAGATGTCATTTGGAAAATATTTTAGATAAACTTTATGATGATCAATCTGTTTTTTATTTTAGAGTTGCAGATGAAACGCGAGAAAAGCATCCGGTTCTAATCAAAAAAATCTCACAAAAGATATTTGAACTTTATCCTCATCGCTTATTAAATACAACAGATAGTTATGATATTGAAATTGTATTGAAAGAGATGAAAAAAGATAAGGTTAATGCTTATTTACGTTTAACACATTTAAAAAGTTCTCGTTTTGAATATCGTCGTGAAGTGATTTCTAATTCTATGCAGCCTTATATTGCAGCTACGCTTGTTCAACTTGCGAAACCTTATATGAAAGAACAAGGCAAAGTATTGGATCCTTTTGTGGGTTGTGGAACATTATTGATTGAAAAGAATTATATCGTTCCATCAAAGTTTTCAATGGGAATCGATGTCTTTGGAAAGGGTATTGAAGCAGCTAGAAAGAATAGTAAAGCAGCAGGACAAAATATTTATTTTGTTCATAAAGATGCTTTGCGTTTTGTCAATAATGAAATGTTTGATGAAATCATTACAGATATGCCTACATTACATCAAATGAATGATGCAAAACAACTTCAGGAACTTTATGATCGCTTTTTTGAACGTATTCACCGTTTAGTAAAACCTAAAGGGTATGTGTTCCTTTATACAAGTGAAATTTCATTAGTACGTAAAAATTTAAGATTACAAGAAGGATATTTAGCACTTGTTGAACATTATGAAATTCCCCGTGGAAAAAATATGTTTTATTTCTTTATTATGCAGTTGAAGTAACCTACATCAAGTAGGTTATTTTCCATATTCAAGGAAAGGAAAAAAGAAATGTTTATATTATTCTTTTTAATTATGATACCACTTATTATTTATTTTACATTTTATTTTCAAAGAATTATTTTATATTTTTATCCATACCAAAAGCTATGGGTACGCTTGATCAGTTTTGCTATAGCTATTTTATTTGTTTTACCCGCTTATAATCTTTTTGGATTTTGGGCCGTGGTTGTTTTACATTTGTTTGCTTTTGCCCTTATAGTAGATTTGATTTTATGGTTGTTTTCTCAAAAAATATCCCTTCATTAATCAAAACAGCACAACGTTTAGGGGTCATTCCAATCCTATGTTTATTGATACTTTTGGGGTATGGTTATATGCATATGAAGGATGTCAATCCTATTTATTATAC carries:
- a CDS encoding methyltransferase domain-containing protein, coding for MDLINSMKRNESIRESLIRLKALAQCDSLLQKDQQFKQKLIEFLSHEDPKVRKNSAILLGKYANTVDILLDAYDQEQTEYVKEAYLTGISQHDCRAYIQRLKDIQNQLIQAPEMTKHIQAQLKILNPLILKNQVHKRKIIKLKHEPVDVVLTSLPYYQFVLFESVLHLKYKPVTQGVLVRSDSLYDLLNIRTYRDMLIPLAGATGLSIDLESIIEGFQRCHLENILDKLYDDQSVFYFRVADETREKHPVLIKKISQKIFELYPHRLLNTTDSYDIEIVLKEMKKDKVNAYLRLTHLKSSRFEYRREVISNSMQPYIAATLVQLAKPYMKEQGKVLDPFVGCGTLLIEKNYIVPSKFSMGIDVFGKGIEAARKNSKAAGQNIYFVHKDALRFVNNEMFDEIITDMPTLHQMNDAKQLQELYDRFFERIHRLVKPKGYVFLYTSEISLVRKNLRLQEGYLALVEHYEIPRGKNMFYFFIMQLK